One stretch of Chitinophaga pendula DNA includes these proteins:
- a CDS encoding OPT family oligopeptide transporter, with amino-acid sequence MADNNFKPFVPAEVNMKEFTLKSIVLGCIFGVIFGAATVYLALKAGLTVSASIPIAVIAITLGRKFFKTTILENNIIQTTGSAGESIAAGVVFTLPGFLFLTDGGGDQFFNYITILILAIFGGVLGTLMMIPLRRSLIVKEHDTLPYPEGTACGDVLKAGEKGGDFAKMAFLGLGFAFVYAVLQKILHIIAEAPAFMTKQSNRFFPSARVSGEITPEYMGVGYIIGPRIAGVLVAGGVLSWLGLIPLLASLVPADIIAGQLVKLGYLANLNTPGGQGGWDPATHTFANYSSAIYYAYVRQIGAGAVAAGGFITLIKTIPTIINSFKGSIGSIKERNEASADGTVPRTERDLNIKVVLFGSLALVLLMAFLPQLPGDSIGKKLLVGLLVVIFGAFFVTVSSRIVGLIGSSNNPISGMTIATLMGTCLVFIAVGWTGKVYEPMALVVGGMICIAAANAGATSQDLKSGYIVGATPRNQQLALFIGAIVSSIVIGLTVKFLDKPTADMISKGVTDHAIGSAYYPAPQGTLMATLAKGILSFNLDWQFVLVGVFLAITMELCGVKSLSFAVGAYLPLSTTLPIFVGGAIRGAVEHQQKKKNIKLSAEEEELGKGNLFATGLVAGGAVAGVIIAILSGIDTFHIFGLKIDLPGALAAVNCEHWLSDLLSTGGYFVFGTAFFVLMGLTLYLVGRKV; translated from the coding sequence ATGGCTGATAACAATTTTAAGCCCTTTGTACCTGCGGAGGTGAACATGAAAGAATTCACACTCAAATCCATTGTGCTGGGCTGCATTTTCGGTGTCATCTTTGGCGCCGCAACTGTTTACCTGGCACTGAAAGCAGGTCTGACTGTCTCCGCTTCTATCCCTATCGCCGTGATAGCCATCACCCTTGGGCGGAAATTCTTTAAGACAACTATCCTGGAGAACAACATCATCCAGACCACCGGCTCCGCTGGTGAATCCATTGCCGCAGGCGTGGTGTTCACCCTACCCGGCTTCCTGTTCCTCACCGATGGCGGTGGCGACCAATTCTTCAACTACATCACCATTCTGATACTGGCCATCTTCGGGGGCGTATTGGGTACCCTTATGATGATACCGCTGCGCCGGTCCCTGATCGTGAAAGAGCATGATACCCTTCCTTATCCGGAAGGTACTGCCTGTGGCGATGTACTGAAAGCGGGTGAAAAAGGGGGCGATTTCGCCAAAATGGCCTTCCTCGGCCTGGGCTTCGCCTTCGTGTATGCGGTACTGCAGAAAATACTGCATATCATCGCAGAAGCGCCGGCCTTCATGACCAAACAAAGCAACCGCTTCTTCCCCTCTGCCCGCGTCAGCGGCGAGATCACCCCTGAATACATGGGCGTAGGCTATATCATTGGCCCCCGCATCGCGGGTGTGTTGGTAGCCGGCGGCGTACTGTCCTGGTTAGGATTGATCCCCCTGCTGGCATCCCTGGTACCAGCCGATATCATCGCCGGCCAGTTGGTGAAGCTGGGTTATCTCGCTAACCTCAACACCCCCGGCGGTCAAGGTGGCTGGGACCCTGCCACCCATACTTTTGCCAACTACTCTTCCGCTATCTACTACGCCTATGTAAGGCAGATCGGTGCCGGAGCAGTAGCAGCAGGTGGTTTCATCACCCTGATCAAAACCATCCCTACTATCATCAACTCCTTCAAAGGCAGCATCGGCTCTATCAAAGAGCGCAACGAAGCATCCGCCGACGGCACCGTACCTCGTACGGAACGCGACCTCAATATCAAAGTGGTACTGTTCGGCAGCCTGGCACTCGTATTACTGATGGCCTTCCTGCCCCAGCTGCCGGGCGACTCTATCGGTAAAAAATTGCTGGTAGGTTTGCTGGTAGTGATCTTCGGCGCCTTCTTCGTAACGGTATCCAGCCGTATCGTAGGCCTGATAGGTAGCTCTAACAACCCCATCTCCGGTATGACCATCGCGACCCTCATGGGTACCTGTCTGGTGTTCATTGCCGTAGGCTGGACCGGTAAAGTATACGAACCCATGGCACTGGTAGTAGGTGGCATGATCTGTATCGCCGCTGCCAACGCAGGTGCTACCTCCCAGGATCTCAAGTCCGGCTACATCGTTGGAGCCACCCCGCGCAACCAGCAGCTGGCCCTCTTCATCGGTGCGATCGTATCCTCCATAGTGATAGGGCTGACCGTGAAGTTCCTGGACAAACCCACCGCCGATATGATCAGCAAAGGTGTAACAGACCACGCGATCGGTAGCGCTTACTACCCCGCTCCGCAAGGTACCTTGATGGCCACCCTCGCGAAAGGTATCCTCTCTTTCAACCTCGACTGGCAATTTGTACTGGTAGGGGTATTCCTGGCTATTACCATGGAACTCTGTGGCGTGAAGTCCCTGTCATTCGCGGTAGGTGCCTACCTGCCATTGTCCACCACCTTGCCCATCTTCGTAGGTGGCGCTATCCGTGGCGCGGTAGAACACCAACAAAAGAAAAAGAACATTAAACTGTCTGCCGAAGAAGAAGAACTGGGCAAAGGCAACTTGTTTGCTACCGGCCTGGTAGCAGGTGGTGCGGTAGCTGGCGTGATCATCGCCATCCTGTCCGGCATCGATACCTTCCATATCTTCGGTCTCAAAATAGACCTGCCGGGGGCACTCGCGGCGGTCAACTGTGAACACTGGCTCAGCGATCTGCTCAGCACCGGTGGCTACTTTGTATTCGGTACCGCCTTCTTCGTATTGATGGGTCTGACACTTTATCTGGTCGGCCGCAAGGTTTGA
- a CDS encoding immunity 53 family protein, which produces MEITKNIILGMGHIISWISNWLSSHCNGDWEHEYGMKIETLDNPGWSVIIDLAFTELDHLDFETDMVETDDADWYVYKVRDKQYVAAGDLTKLELLLEKFKELVESNQKVD; this is translated from the coding sequence TTGGAGATAACAAAAAACATTATTCTAGGCATGGGACATATTATCAGCTGGATATCAAATTGGTTATCGTCTCACTGTAATGGAGACTGGGAGCATGAATATGGAATGAAGATTGAGACTTTAGATAATCCTGGTTGGTCAGTTATAATAGACTTGGCTTTTACAGAGTTGGATCACTTGGATTTTGAAACAGATATGGTGGAGACTGATGATGCCGATTGGTATGTTTATAAGGTTAGAGACAAACAATACGTTGCGGCGGGCGATTTAACTAAATTAGAACTTTTATTGGAGAAGTTTAAAGAATTGGTTGAATCAAATCAAAAGGTAGATTAA
- a CDS encoding DUF6443 domain-containing protein, with the protein MRRFIQLFAVSFLTVGIADTYAQQPNGSTQPAASAQAVPAAYSNTSINYVRTWEPSVPMTDPAAVAGNNNVRQVKQNTQYFDGLGRPLQTVSKAMGTGGKDIVAPVVYDAFGREQFKYLPYVSPAGDGKFKANPFAEQSQFMSGYYPGESVYYGETEFEASPLNRVMKSYAPGNSWARTGGNRPAGSEYLVNTAADAVTIWDMPLNGTLPSRVGAYPAGELYKNVVKDEHGKSVVEFKDKQDRVILKKVQLLDNAVDGHAGWLCTYYVYDDLNNLRFVLPPKAVESLLSNNWTFAAGVAEELCFQYKYDGRRRMIEKRVPGVTAPTELTYDVRDRLVFSRDGNLAAAGKWLVTFYDGLNRPTMTAFYASTDGRETLQTGMNAAVSNTTTVTYDFPVPAVLTVSQHDNRPKYQASQNIDFMDGFDTNSTDTDGEIVPGGKVGTTILTVTNPLPTLDASKVDPLTYTFYDNYEYTGAHALRAADLNKPQSTDPAREVATAASSMIRGLVTGTKVRVLGTNQWLTTTSHYDDKGRVIQAIADNVNGNQDVVSTLYGFNGQVLSTYQYHNNAKSVPTTSTRILTVLDYDDAGRLLTVRKQINDQPLKVIATNEYDAMGQLQTKTLGNNLETLNYAYNIRGWLKGINKNYITANETHFFGTELHYDYGYTAGQYNGNIAGATWRSAGDGQRRSYGYGYDAANRLLKADFTEGNGSTWATGAKNFSIQMGDGINPTSAYDANGNIKAMTQQGLKGTSSAPIDQLTYEYLANSNKLKGVTDAVNDPTSTLGDFKEINGTGTNDYAYDSNGNLTQDGNKGIAANGIVYNHLNLPAQITVAGKGTISYLYDAAGAKLRKTVVDNTGGTAKTTITDYIGGFVYQNDTLQFFGHEEGRVRWVAGGPVFDYFLKDHLGNTRMVLTEQTDFSMYAATMESSNAAKENALFSNIEETRSPKPVGYPSGQDQNEFTAKLNAKSGGKKIGPSLVLKVMAGDTIQLSAQAFYKSQGPSNNKVATPVEDMVADLAAAFSTSTQESSIHGNAQQSGNSPFTSNFYSNDYQRLKERDQDPNQPDKPKAYLNFVLFDEQFNLVEDNSGVKQVKAEPDQLQQLAVDKTVMSKSGYLYVYTSNESQQDVFFDNVMVGRAAGPILEETHYYPFGLTMAGISNSALKGANYPENRKKYNGIEFTNELDWDTYDAFYRNLDPQIGRWNQIDPKTENMEMWSPYVSNYDNPVRFNDFLGDEPDGPGDEDKRYGLITGREYALTSATDFGSSLKRVGQYTVGVLNELVAGINQNLNPVYFAGNGAQALVTGKDFQTGKPMNTGDAAVSILSAIPVGKAFQMIGKLSGVVEGAAIQTTGRAVKQAANLNLSPYNDALGLAKTKGGDFAKAAEVTRTFAEGIDKKFIKNLKAEGIVTKDGLKQYQGQLNKAIEQFKAREKDYSVQEARLETINKVLKLW; encoded by the coding sequence ATGAGGCGATTTATCCAACTTTTTGCTGTTAGTTTCCTTACCGTAGGTATTGCGGATACTTATGCCCAGCAGCCGAATGGAAGTACCCAACCGGCAGCAAGTGCGCAAGCTGTACCCGCCGCTTATAGCAATACCAGTATCAACTACGTCCGTACCTGGGAGCCATCGGTGCCGATGACCGATCCTGCGGCCGTAGCTGGCAATAATAACGTGCGGCAGGTAAAACAGAACACCCAGTATTTCGACGGGCTGGGACGCCCATTACAGACGGTGAGTAAAGCGATGGGCACCGGCGGTAAGGACATCGTTGCCCCGGTGGTGTACGATGCTTTCGGGCGGGAGCAGTTTAAATACCTGCCTTATGTATCCCCGGCTGGTGATGGTAAGTTCAAAGCGAATCCTTTTGCGGAGCAGTCTCAGTTTATGAGCGGGTATTATCCTGGAGAATCCGTTTACTATGGAGAGACGGAATTCGAAGCCTCTCCGCTGAACCGGGTGATGAAATCCTATGCGCCGGGCAACAGCTGGGCACGTACGGGCGGCAATCGTCCTGCCGGGAGTGAGTACCTGGTGAATACCGCTGCCGATGCGGTAACGATCTGGGACATGCCGTTGAACGGTACTTTACCTTCCCGGGTAGGTGCATATCCTGCGGGAGAGTTGTACAAGAACGTCGTGAAGGACGAACATGGCAAGAGTGTAGTAGAGTTTAAAGACAAGCAGGACCGGGTGATCCTGAAGAAAGTACAGTTGCTGGATAATGCCGTGGATGGACATGCGGGCTGGCTATGCACTTACTACGTGTATGATGATCTCAATAACCTGCGTTTCGTATTGCCACCTAAAGCGGTAGAATCCCTGCTCAGCAACAACTGGACGTTTGCCGCCGGGGTAGCGGAGGAATTATGTTTTCAGTATAAATACGATGGCCGTCGCCGGATGATCGAAAAGCGGGTGCCCGGTGTGACGGCTCCTACAGAGCTGACGTACGATGTGCGCGACCGTTTAGTTTTCAGTAGAGATGGTAATCTGGCTGCTGCCGGTAAGTGGCTGGTGACCTTTTACGATGGGCTGAACCGTCCTACCATGACAGCGTTTTACGCCAGTACGGATGGCCGGGAGACTTTGCAGACAGGCATGAACGCCGCCGTATCCAATACGACTACGGTGACCTATGATTTCCCGGTGCCTGCTGTACTGACGGTGAGTCAGCATGATAATCGCCCGAAATACCAGGCTTCTCAGAATATAGACTTTATGGATGGATTTGATACCAACAGTACCGATACGGATGGAGAGATTGTTCCGGGCGGTAAAGTAGGTACTACCATACTGACTGTTACCAATCCATTGCCTACGCTGGATGCCAGCAAGGTCGATCCACTGACCTATACTTTTTACGATAATTATGAGTACACCGGCGCACATGCCTTGCGCGCTGCCGACCTGAATAAACCACAGAGTACGGACCCTGCCCGTGAAGTAGCTACCGCTGCCAGCAGCATGATCCGTGGGCTGGTAACCGGTACTAAAGTGCGCGTACTGGGTACCAACCAATGGTTGACCACCACTTCCCACTATGACGACAAAGGCCGCGTGATCCAGGCGATCGCCGATAATGTGAATGGCAACCAGGATGTGGTGAGCACATTGTATGGATTTAACGGTCAGGTACTCAGTACTTACCAGTATCATAACAATGCGAAGAGTGTCCCTACTACCAGTACGCGCATACTGACGGTGCTGGACTACGACGATGCCGGCAGATTACTTACGGTGCGTAAACAGATCAATGATCAGCCTTTGAAGGTGATTGCCACCAACGAGTATGACGCCATGGGTCAGCTGCAAACCAAAACCCTGGGTAACAACCTCGAGACACTGAACTATGCCTACAATATCCGTGGCTGGCTGAAAGGGATCAACAAAAATTATATCACCGCCAACGAAACACATTTCTTCGGGACTGAGTTGCACTATGACTACGGTTATACCGCTGGTCAGTACAACGGTAATATCGCCGGTGCTACCTGGCGGAGTGCCGGAGATGGACAGCGCCGCTCTTATGGTTACGGCTATGATGCTGCTAACCGCCTGCTGAAAGCGGACTTCACCGAAGGGAATGGCAGCACCTGGGCCACCGGCGCAAAAAACTTCAGCATACAGATGGGAGATGGGATCAATCCTACTTCCGCCTACGATGCGAATGGTAATATCAAAGCCATGACCCAGCAAGGTTTGAAGGGCACCAGCAGTGCCCCGATCGACCAGCTGACTTACGAATATTTAGCGAATAGTAATAAACTGAAAGGTGTGACCGATGCGGTGAATGATCCTACCTCTACACTGGGAGATTTTAAAGAGATCAACGGCACCGGTACGAACGACTACGCCTACGACAGCAACGGTAACCTGACCCAGGATGGCAACAAAGGGATCGCTGCTAATGGGATCGTCTATAATCACCTGAACCTGCCGGCGCAGATCACCGTAGCTGGCAAAGGAACTATCTCTTATTTGTATGATGCCGCTGGTGCCAAACTGCGTAAGACCGTAGTAGACAATACCGGTGGTACTGCTAAAACGACCATCACCGATTACATCGGTGGGTTTGTCTACCAGAATGACACCTTACAGTTCTTCGGCCACGAAGAAGGCCGGGTACGCTGGGTAGCCGGTGGTCCGGTATTCGACTATTTCTTAAAAGATCACCTGGGCAACACCCGCATGGTGCTGACCGAACAGACGGACTTCTCCATGTATGCCGCTACGATGGAATCATCCAACGCAGCGAAAGAGAATGCACTATTCAGCAATATCGAAGAGACGCGTAGTCCTAAACCGGTGGGTTACCCATCCGGGCAGGATCAAAACGAATTCACCGCCAAACTGAACGCCAAAAGCGGCGGCAAAAAGATCGGTCCTTCCCTGGTACTGAAAGTAATGGCCGGTGACACCATCCAGCTGAGTGCGCAGGCGTTCTATAAATCACAAGGACCTTCCAATAACAAAGTCGCCACCCCGGTAGAAGATATGGTCGCCGACCTGGCTGCTGCCTTCAGTACCAGCACGCAGGAGTCCTCGATACACGGCAATGCGCAGCAGTCCGGCAACAGTCCGTTTACCAGCAACTTCTACAGCAATGATTACCAACGTCTGAAAGAACGCGACCAGGACCCGAATCAGCCCGATAAACCCAAAGCCTACCTGAACTTTGTATTGTTCGACGAGCAGTTTAACTTAGTAGAAGATAACAGTGGCGTGAAGCAGGTGAAAGCCGAGCCGGATCAGTTGCAGCAGCTGGCGGTCGATAAGACGGTGATGAGTAAGAGTGGTTACCTGTATGTCTACACCTCTAACGAAAGTCAGCAGGATGTGTTCTTTGATAATGTAATGGTAGGTAGAGCAGCAGGGCCTATCCTGGAGGAGACGCATTATTATCCTTTTGGATTGACGATGGCAGGGATAAGTAATAGTGCGTTGAAAGGTGCGAATTACCCGGAGAACAGGAAGAAGTATAACGGGATAGAGTTTACGAATGAGTTGGATTGGGATACGTATGATGCCTTTTATAGAAACCTGGACCCTCAGATCGGTAGATGGAACCAGATAGATCCGAAGACGGAGAATATGGAGATGTGGAGTCCGTATGTATCTAATTATGATAATCCTGTTCGTTTTAATGACTTTTTAGGTGATGAGCCGGATGGGCCTGGCGATGAAGACAAGCGGTATGGATTGATTACAGGGAGGGAATATGCATTGACATCAGCCACTGATTTCGGTTCTTCTCTTAAACGGGTAGGACAATACACTGTGGGAGTATTAAATGAATTAGTAGCAGGAATAAATCAGAATCTAAATCCAGTTTACTTTGCAGGAAATGGTGCTCAGGCTTTAGTTACGGGTAAGGACTTTCAAACTGGGAAACCGATGAATACTGGCGATGCAGCAGTTAGTATTTTATCTGCTATTCCGGTTGGTAAAGCTTTTCAAATGATAGGAAAACTATCAGGTGTAGTTGAGGGGGCTGCGATTCAAACAACAGGACGAGCTGTGAAGCAAGCAGCCAATTTAAACTTGAGTCCATACAATGATGCTCTTGGTTTGGCTAAAACAAAAGGTGGTGATTTTGCCAAAGCTGCTGAAGTGACGAGGACATTTGCGGAAGGGATTGATAAGAAATTTATTAAAAATCTCAAAGCAGAAGGTATTGTTACTAAAGATGGCTTAAAGCAGTATCAAGGGCAATTAAATAAGGCAATAGAACAGTTTAAGGCTAGGGAAAAAGATTACTCAGTGCAAGAAGCAAGATTGGAAACAATTAATAAAGTACTAAAATTATGGTAA
- a CDS encoding peptide MFS transporter, protein MNTTAVPSAAPAVSEKGHPKGLAVLFTTEMWERFNFYGMRALLTLFLVNALAFSEADSSIIYGGFLGLSYLTPMFGGYISDRYLGNRNCIILGGLIMAIGQLMMFASATVYEGSIDTGKLVMWAALFVIIIGNGFFKPNISSMVGQLYPKGDNRLDSAFTIFYMGINVGATLGMTICPLLGDVKVNDVRIVSAFKWGFLAAGLAMLIGTVMFHFLKNKYVVAPDGKPIGGKPAFSNTTVSTDGEADKAHFTTTSIISVAVLMVVLFLGIHFLSADANPIKSWVYPFIYASGISLAVLIMTDKSITTVERHRILVMYAVAFFVIFFWACFEQAGSSLTFIADYQTDRRLLGWDMPPSFIQNANSIFIIVLALPFSFLWMQLQKRNLEPISPMKQSIGLGLLAFGYFIIALQVKGLGNNDKMGVIWLIIMYLFHTMGELCLSPIGLSLVSKLAPRRFASLLMGVWFLANAAGYALAGTLGALLPPTGDKYAAASKAGIDLQGILDGTISATAAQLEQLKTLKLPTHYPTFVGFTIHNLYEFFMVFVILPGAAAVLLFLLTGLLKRGMHGVR, encoded by the coding sequence ATGAATACGACTGCTGTGCCATCAGCAGCTCCGGCTGTCTCGGAAAAAGGACATCCTAAGGGCCTTGCTGTATTATTTACCACGGAAATGTGGGAGCGATTCAACTTTTATGGTATGAGGGCTTTACTGACCCTCTTCCTGGTAAATGCACTGGCTTTTTCAGAGGCCGACTCATCCATCATCTACGGCGGCTTCCTGGGCCTTAGCTATCTCACCCCCATGTTTGGGGGCTATATCTCCGACCGTTACTTAGGCAACCGCAACTGTATCATCCTGGGAGGTCTGATCATGGCGATCGGGCAGCTCATGATGTTTGCCAGCGCCACCGTATATGAAGGCAGCATAGATACCGGTAAACTGGTCATGTGGGCAGCCTTGTTCGTGATCATCATCGGCAACGGCTTCTTCAAACCCAACATCTCCTCTATGGTAGGGCAGCTGTATCCCAAAGGCGACAACCGCCTGGATTCGGCTTTCACCATCTTCTACATGGGTATCAACGTAGGCGCCACCCTGGGTATGACCATCTGCCCCCTGCTGGGCGACGTGAAAGTAAATGACGTTCGTATCGTATCTGCCTTCAAATGGGGCTTCCTGGCCGCCGGTCTTGCCATGCTGATCGGTACCGTTATGTTCCACTTCCTGAAGAATAAATATGTGGTAGCCCCGGATGGTAAACCCATCGGCGGCAAACCAGCCTTTTCCAATACTACTGTCAGCACCGACGGTGAGGCCGACAAAGCCCACTTTACCACTACCTCCATCATCAGCGTAGCTGTACTGATGGTCGTACTGTTCCTCGGTATACACTTCCTCAGCGCTGACGCCAACCCGATCAAATCCTGGGTATATCCGTTCATCTACGCCTCCGGTATCTCTCTGGCAGTGCTGATCATGACCGATAAATCCATCACCACCGTTGAACGCCACCGCATCCTCGTCATGTACGCAGTCGCCTTCTTCGTGATATTCTTCTGGGCCTGCTTCGAACAGGCAGGGTCTTCCCTCACCTTCATCGCCGACTACCAGACAGATCGCCGCCTTCTCGGCTGGGATATGCCTCCCAGCTTCATACAAAATGCCAACTCCATCTTCATCATCGTGCTGGCATTACCTTTCAGCTTCCTGTGGATGCAGCTGCAGAAACGTAACCTGGAGCCTATCTCCCCGATGAAACAATCCATCGGCCTCGGATTACTGGCATTCGGTTACTTTATCATCGCCTTACAGGTGAAAGGCCTGGGTAACAACGATAAAATGGGTGTTATCTGGCTCATCATCATGTACCTGTTCCATACCATGGGTGAACTTTGCCTGTCACCCATCGGCTTGTCCCTGGTATCCAAACTGGCCCCCCGCCGTTTTGCCTCCCTGCTGATGGGCGTATGGTTCCTCGCCAACGCTGCCGGCTACGCACTGGCAGGTACCCTCGGCGCCCTGCTGCCGCCTACCGGCGATAAATACGCTGCCGCCTCCAAAGCCGGCATCGACCTGCAAGGTATCCTTGATGGTACCATCTCCGCTACCGCTGCTCAGCTGGAACAACTGAAAACACTGAAACTGCCTACTCACTACCCTACCTTCGTAGGCTTCACCATCCATAACCTGTACGAATTCTTCATGGTATTCGTCATCCTGCCAGGTGCAGCAGCTGTATTGCTGTTCCTGCTGACCGGCCTGCTGAAAAGAGGCATGCATGGTGTGAGATAA
- a CDS encoding NAD-dependent epimerase/dehydratase family protein → MKILIIGANGTIGKRLTPILKDRHDVITAARNSGDVRVDVSSEDSIKSMFNSLKHIDACICIGASGPMDNFSTLTENSFWKISKESSLGK, encoded by the coding sequence ATGAAAATTCTAATAATAGGGGCCAATGGAACGATTGGTAAAAGACTTACACCGATTTTAAAAGATCGTCACGACGTAATTACGGCAGCTAGAAATAGCGGCGATGTAAGAGTAGATGTGTCATCTGAGGATTCAATAAAAAGCATGTTCAATAGTCTAAAACACATTGATGCCTGCATTTGTATTGGTGCTTCTGGGCCAATGGATAATTTCTCAACACTTACTGAAAATAGCTTTTGGAAGATTTCAAAGGAAAGCTCTTTGGGCAAATGA
- a CDS encoding helix-turn-helix domain-containing protein, giving the protein MENEITNRLIKFGQNLKSLREAKSLSQRALAALADMEHIQVGKIERGESDVRLSTVIKLMLALEVDANELLSET; this is encoded by the coding sequence ATGGAGAATGAGATTACAAATCGGTTAATAAAGTTCGGACAGAACCTGAAATCTCTCAGAGAAGCAAAAAGTTTAAGCCAGCGTGCACTTGCTGCGCTAGCCGATATGGAACATATTCAAGTAGGTAAAATTGAACGAGGGGAAAGCGATGTCAGATTATCAACGGTAATTAAATTAATGCTGGCACTTGAAGTCGATGCCAATGAATTATTGTCTGAAACTTAG